In a single window of the Thunnus maccoyii chromosome 7, fThuMac1.1, whole genome shotgun sequence genome:
- the mafaa gene encoding transcription factor MafAa, which yields MATDLAMSAELPNSPLAIEYVNDFDLMKFEVKKEPPEADRYCHRLPSGSLSSTPISTPCSSVPSSPSFCAPSPGAQPNQSLANGVNSSGSSNNSSGNNNHSNAGKPQLEDLYWIPSYQHHINPEALNLTPEDAVEALIGNAHHHHHQAYEGFRGQQYVGEDLSTASAAHHHQAHHHHHHHHHHGHHARLEDRFSDEQLVSMTVRELNRQLRGFSKEEVIRLKQKRRTLKNRGYAQSCRFKRVQQRHMLETEKCTLQNQVEQLKQDVARLAKERDLYKEKYEKLASRTYNAGGPANTRDPSGKQANTEFFM from the coding sequence ATGGCCACCGACCTCGCCATGAGCGCAGAGCTGCCCAACAGCCCTCTGGCCATCGAGTACGTTAACGACTTTGACCTGATGAAGTTTGAGGTGAAGAAGGAGCCGCCGGAGGCCGATCGCTACTGTCACCGCCTCCCGTCGGGCTCACTCTCCTCCACCCCGATCAGCACACCCTGCTCCTCCGTGCCTTCCTCGCCGAGCTTCTGCGCCCCGAGCCCTGGCGCGCAGCCCAACCAGAGCCTCGCCAACGGCGTcaacagcagcggcagcagcaacaacagcagcggCAACAACAATCACAGCAACGCGGGCAAGCCTCAGCTGGAGGACCTCTACTGGATCCCCAGCTACCAGCACCACATCAACCCCGAGGCGCTCAACCTGACCCCGGAGGACGCGGTGGAGGCCCTCATCGGTAACGcgcaccaccatcaccatcaagCTTACGAGGGTTTCCGCGGGCAGCAGTACGTCGGAGAGGACCTGTCCACGGCCTCGGCGGCCCACCATCACCAGgcccatcaccaccaccaccatcatcaccaccacggCCACCACGCCCGCCTGGAGGACCGCTTCTCGGACGAGCAGCTGGTCAGCATGACGGTGCGGGAGCTCAACCGGCAGCTGCGGGGTTTCAGCAAGGAGGAGGTGATCCGCCTGAAGCAGAAGAGGCGCACCCTGAAGAACCGGGGCTACGCGCAGTCCTGCCGCTTCAAACGCGTCCAACAGAGGCACATGCTGGAGACCGAGAAGTGCACCCTGCAGAACCAGGTGGAGCAGCTGAAGCAGGACGTGGCGCGCCTCGCCAAGGAGAGGGATCTTTACAAGGAGAAGTACGAGAAGCTGGCCAGCCGGACCTACAATGCCGGTGGACCCGCGAACACGAGAGATCCGTCCGGGAAACAGGCCAACACCGAGTTCTTCATGTGA